The genomic DNA GGTCGAGGGCAGGATCAGCCGGCGGTCATCCCAGATATGCACCACCACATAGGTCATGGTGATTTCCTCGATAGTGCCCCACTCGCCCTCCACCACCACGACGTCGTCGGCGCGGATGGCGTCGGTGAAGGCCAGTTGCAGTCCGGCGAAGACATTGCTCAGGGTGCCCTGCACGGCGAGGCCGGCCACAATGGAGAGCAGGCCGGCGGAGGCGAGGATACCGGCGCCAAGTGCGCGGACCTCCGGAATGGTCAGCAGCACAAAGGCCACGGCAATGGTGATCAGCACGGCAATGCCGATCCGCCGGCCCAGGATCACCTGGGTTTTCAGGCGCCGCAACCGGCGATTATCCCGGGTGTCCGTGCTGTATTTGGTGAGGATCATGGCCTCGATGATCAGCAGCATCACGACGCCGAACCAGGCCACGGCACCGATCAGCCCCACCACCAGCAGGTAGTCCAGGGTGGGCAGCCAGGAGGCACCCGGAGCCGTGGCTCCGAGAGCAATCCGGATGCCGATCAGGCTCAGCACCAGCCGCAGCGGATTGCGCGCGCGGACGGAAACATCCCGAATGCCGGGCACCTTCCGGAATGCCTTGTTGGCTGCCACACGGGCGGCAAAGGCAATGATCAGGGAGATACCTACCGCCACGAGTACGGCGAAGAGCGGTTTCAGTCGAACAGCAAGCTCAAGC from Arthrobacter zhangbolii includes the following:
- a CDS encoding mechanosensitive ion channel family protein, with the protein product MEDLLELAVRLKPLFAVLVAVGISLIIAFAARVAANKAFRKVPGIRDVSVRARNPLRLVLSLIGIRIALGATAPGASWLPTLDYLLVVGLIGAVAWFGVVMLLIIEAMILTKYSTDTRDNRRLRRLKTQVILGRRIGIAVLITIAVAFVLLTIPEVRALGAGILASAGLLSIVAGLAVQGTLSNVFAGLQLAFTDAIRADDVVVVEGEWGTIEEITMTYVVVHIWDDRRLILPSTYFTTTPFQNWTRRQSAILGTVELDLDWRVPVGDLRAKLKETLAGTELWDGRTSVLQVTEAVNGVVRVRILVSAADSGTLFDLRCLIRETMVTYLQERHPDALPRQRWEEVSNPAPETAAAPRKAPLPRSSDTSDSQLFTGSIDAVERRQVFSGPGEEVFAEREENAGEDARR